The genomic DNA TCGAGGCCCACCGCGACCTTGCCCAGCTCTATCGCAAACACAACATGGCAGAGGAATCCGAAAAGCAGTTCAAAGAGATCCTGCGCCTCAAGAAAGACGACTCGGAAGCGCGCAACGCCCTGACGTCGATCTACGTCAAGAACAAGAATTACGACGATCTGATTACCCTGCTCAAGGAAAACGTTGAGATGAACCCCAATGACGCTAACAGCCATTACAAGCTGGGGCTCGTCTACGAATTCAAGAAGAGCTATGAAGATGCCCTCTCCTCCTACAAGGCTGCAGTCGCCATCAAAGCGGACCATGCCAAGGCACTAAACGCCCTTGGCCGGGCCTATATGAAAACCGGTAACATCAAAGAGGCCAAGGAGGCACTGGAAGCAGCCAAAAAGGCCGATCCGGCACTGGAAGAACCAACCGTGCTGTTGAGCAATATCCGGGATGAACTCTCTTCAGAACCGAGAAAGTATAAAAAAGGCAAAGGATCGAAGGGTAAAAAAGGGAAGAGCAAGAAAGCCAAAGGAAAATCAAAGGCAAAGACTCAGAAGAAGGCCAAGAAGCAACAGTAACATAAACATTCAGACACGAAAGCGCACGGCACAGCAAAAAGCTCCAGCTGCAAGGCTTGCGAAAGCTGAGGAATGAGTCGTAGCCGTAGGCTACGTCGCAGTGACGTGTAATTGCACAGCAATTACCGGCGCGTGAGCGAAGCGGACGCGCTAAAGACAAGCTGATCATTCAGCAGATGGACTTTTTAGTGACTCCTCACCGAAAAATCCTTCGGATTTATAGGCGAAGCCGTATGAGATGAGAATGCGAAAAGGCCGGGGATTACCCCCGGCCTTTTCTTTTTCGCCCTGTAGTTTTTTTGTTGCGCTCGTTACCCAGCCTCTTCTTCCAGCGGGATGATCTGCACCTTCACGAGCCCCTTGCCGAAGAAACCGAGCTTTTGCGCGGCTGCTTTGGAAAGGTCAATATGTGCTTGCTTTCGTTTTTTGCAGCGATCATTCACGGTAACCACCACTTCTTTACCGTTGGCCGGGTTAATCACCCGGACCTTGCTCCCGAACGGAAGCGTCGAATGCGCTGCTGTCAGTTTCTCGGGGCGGTAGCGCACCCCGGATGTTGTCCGTCTGCCGTTGTACCGCTTTGCATAGTAAGTAGCGTAACCTTCTACTCCACTGCTTGTCGGTTGTGCCTGTTCGGCACTCTGCGCTTGACCATTGGCTACATCTACAGGTTCGGCCTGCACAGGAAGTGTGTGGAGCGGCAGGAACAGCTGGCCGGCAATAAGCGCGGCAACAAGTCTGCCCCGCAGGTTCACTGGCGCCATGCGCACCTCCTTTTGGGCGAGGCTGTCTTATAGCACGCACCCGAACAGCAGGTCAAGAAAAAACCGCCGCTAGACAATACAAGTGTTTGATATTATTAATATTTTACCAAACCACAGCTAACAGGGAGCACCCCGCAAAGCCGATCAGGGAAGGGGAAAAATAGGCAGGAGGAGGTTCGCGAATCAGCGGGCTTCCAGCTCACGGATTGCCTGTTCCAGCTGGGCCGAGATCTGTTTTAACTCTGTAGCGTCATGAATGGTAATGACCGTTCCTGAAAGATCGGGGAAGTCAGGATCGTCAAAGGGGTAAGGGTTGAGCACAAACCAGCGGCTGGTAGGTTCATGGTACAGCTCAATGCTTTGCAGGTAGATCATGCCGGTAATCAGGTCGTACTGGTGCAGCAGTTCCACCCAATCCGTGCCGAGGATCTCGGTGTAGCCAAGCCCCACAAACTGCTGAAAGGCGCGGTTGCACCGCTTGATCTTGCCGTCCCGGTCAGCGAGAATGACCATGTCGCCGACATGGTCCATGGTCATCTCCCACTCTTTCTTGACTGTTTCGACCTGGGCAAAAATGCGCGACAGCTCTTCGTGCTTTCTCAGCAGCTCGGCCTTGCTCGCGACAAGGTCGTTTTCCAGTTTTCTCTGCTCGGTAACATCCCTGGCCACGGCAATCAGATAAGCTTCGCCGTTAAACTCAATGACCTCGGCAGACCAGACCATGAAGCGGGTGGCACCGGACTTTATGCGAAAGGTCACGTCCAGGTTGCGAACTTTACCCCTTTCGTCGAGCAGCTTCAGCATCCTGACCCGCTCGCGGGGATCAACCCAGATTCCCAGATCTATGGAGGTACGGCCAATCACCTCTTCCCGGCTATACCCAGTGATCTGAAGAAATGCGTCGTTAACTTCGACATATCG from Geoanaerobacter pelophilus includes the following:
- a CDS encoding septal ring lytic transglycosylase RlpA family protein, translated to MAPVNLRGRLVAALIAGQLFLPLHTLPVQAEPVDVANGQAQSAEQAQPTSSGVEGYATYYAKRYNGRRTTSGVRYRPEKLTAAHSTLPFGSKVRVINPANGKEVVVTVNDRCKKRKQAHIDLSKAAAQKLGFFGKGLVKVQIIPLEEEAG